The genome window AACTAAAATACTGCTTCACATGCAAGATCTTCCGGCCGCCCAGAGCCTCGCATTGCTCCATCTGTGACAACTGTGTGGGTAAGTTGCTCATCCTGGCAGGCAGCACGGACAAGTCTGCCAAAAAATTcatttatgcttccttactaatgacactttctatacaacaaagtgaggtcattctttattgatttataccataatgtgctggctatcatgtgtttgaagataccctaaacttaacccaagGACATTACAagtgtttagggtatcttcaaacacatgatagccagcaatttatggtataaataaacaaagaatgaccacactttgttgtatagaaagtctcatgcgttgggaagcatatatgaattttctgagtcaagacctatagggtttgttttggttttgttaggttatgttaggttaagtttagggtatcgtCAAACACATGTtaaccagcaccttatggtataaatcaaaaaagaatgatctcactttgtatatagaaagtctcattagtaagaaagcctATACggtatgagttttctgagtcaagactcataataactgtttggggttttgttagtttaagtttaaggtatcgtcaaacacatgatagccagcaccccaaaaaacgctcattagaactcaactgatctttttgacctttggaaataggtgatgtgaggggtggatggGTCTGACACTACCCACCTAACTCTGTCTTCCCCTTCCAGAGAGGTTTGACCACCACTGTCCTTGGGTGGGGAACTGTGTGGGCAGGAGAAACTATCGCTACTTTTATCTCTTCATTATATCCCTCGCCTTCCTCTGCGTCTTCATCTTTTCCTGCGTCATCGCTCATCTTGTGATATGTGAGTATGGGGTCTCTATTtgtgtatctgtttatgtatttgttttattttatttgcttgtGTTTTTATTTAGTTATTGCGTGCGCACATATACTGTGCACTTACTTTATTGCAGTATACAAAATTAGAACTTTTTATCATGTGCTGTTtcctgtttgcttgtgtgtgcttACTCttgatattattactattattattagtattagtattgagatccatgaaaggaagataaagaaaaagaaaatgattgaTATAAACCCAAAGTCCCTTCAGTGTGGTGTGTggaaatgaaaaacaagagaCAATGATAGTAAAGTAAGGAGAACTCTAAAGCATAAAGGGGGTATAAACAGTCATCATAGTAAAGAGGAGAACAAAAAAGGGGGAACAAAAACAGTCTTCATCATAGCTTATACCCATTCTGTTCCTCATCCCATTCCGTCATCACAAACAGATATGAAAAACGAGGAGCAGACCTTCATGGCGTCGGTCCAGAAGAAGCCGGCCTCCGTGATCGAGGGCGTCATCTGCTTCTTCTCCGTGTGGTCAATCCTGGGCCTGGCCGGCTTCCACACCTACCTCACAACATCCAATCAAACCACCAATGAAGATGTAAGTCACCCTAACACTGGAGAAATGCAAAAGAAAGCTAACTATGAACTACCTAAAGgagcagaaaagaaagagaagaagaaaaggggctATAATAATTGATGCTAAGATAGATATACTGGAATATTTAAACAAGTGATTCCTGATCTTGAAGTATGATGAAAGTGGGATCTAAATGCAATAAGATACAGTTAAAAAGATaaggagtagagaaggaaagataataagTAAAATTTGAATGCAATAAGATGTGACAAAAAAAGTtaaggagtaaaagaggaaaggtaatAACTGAATTTGGAGGCTTATTTTATTCTGTCCATTTCAGATCAAAGGCTCCTTCTCAGCCCGACGAGGACAGGCCAACTTCAACCCTTACGGCTATGGGAACTTTTGCTTAAATTGCTTGGCGGTGTTGTGCGGTCCAGTGCAGCCAAGTCTCATAGGTGAGCATTAGACACCATActtctgctggtgctgctgctgcttcctcATTTCATTCTCATCATTGTTTGGTTCTGGGCGATTCATACACTGAGGGTCAAATGTACCTTAACCTTTGCAGAAGATCATGGACAAAGAGAACTTCTTCTGGTTGTCATCACTAAACTAAtgattgtattattttttgttttatattttatttcaaattattATTAAATGGCCCATTAAATATATGTCAAAATCCATATCACAGTCAAACTAATGATTGTACAAGTTAAAGTTCTGTATATGATTTCCAGCTATAATCAAAGAATCCAAAGaatatatacagtagagccccacttagcacgaaccgcaattagcgcgagccaccatctaccaagaaaaaattaattagcgcgaaagcctcagccaccacgactgaattttgaaaattgcgccaagccgccatgatgcgtggcacaagccacgagagcccttactttagcagacgacaccatgttgatacagggcaagtgctttgtttacgttgtggatgtggatacgggcaactgaccttggccgtgtgtgacgcacacccggaaaatttggatttgccggttgtccaagctgccgccaacacggtgggaagaaaggggctcagtgtgacaccaggttacagtgaaccgacaactcgctcccggatgggcgcacaggcattgccagtagccacaacggttagaagaaaacagccagtgtgatactgccttaaggtagcgaggccgctgaccgggtgagcgcaggcgatgacgtcatcggactcccagtgaatcacaagcgtgttttcagagctcagccaatcgtagggttgtttttttaatgtgagtgattattttgagtaattatcaaacccaaaagtcagccccacgtgtgcaccaaataaattttttcatattggttacttcattcaattagcgcgaattcagttagcgcgaccgcgttcatccacctaattctcacactaaatggggctctactgtatatgtataaaaaatagcaTTTCAAATCTTCACTATTTTTCCTCACTACTAGCTTGACTTTTTATCACAGAACAGTTATCATTCACAATTCTTATAGTCCCTGAAATGTCCATCAGATGTCAGTAGTCTTCTCTCCTTTGAAGTTAAGTATGTGAATCATTAACACAGCCACTACTAACTGCTCGGTGTGTGTGGTGCTTTGCAGACCGGCGAGGGGTTGTGACCTCTGAGTATCTCACCAGCACACAGGGCAAGGCCGGGGACATCCAGGGCATCTCCAGAACCTACGGCACGGTCTACACTGCCCAGCCCACTGTGAGTCCTCCTAGGGTTTGTAAGAGTGCGTGGAGAGACTGCAATAGAGTGAAAACTGACACTGTGCTATATTTGATTATGATTAGTATTGTCTAGGATAAAAAAGAAGCGTTGAAGTATGAGAAGAAAAAGTATTGCATAGGTTGGGTAGGGTTGTCGCTAACTTATGCACAGGTCTCCCTCACTCAATGATGGTTTATTTTACAATATGTTGCTCCTTTGATCATTCCAATTATAGTCAATGTACACTAAGGTCACCCATAAGCCCTGCCCCCTCTTCTATAGCTGTGGGAGCTGATTGGTTGGATGAAAGGAGCTTGGAGTTGGTGGAGTTAGGAGTCAATGTTTATCTtaaagggagggcgagggaggggcaTGCCTTCTGGACCAATTTAGTGTACAGTAACTTAAGTGTTCCTAGTAACCTATCCCCCTAactactttatctttttctttagtaCTCATGGTAATTTCTTCCTCTGACTTCTTGTTCCTTTGCCTTTCAGAATGGACTGGTGTCTCCTCGGGCAGGGTCAGAGGGTCCTGCGGGCACACACggaggcaatggtggtggtggtgttgtagggGGAGGTGGGAGTAACGGaggtggtggcgctggtggtgtaCCTGCTGGTGGAGCTGTCGCGGCAGAGAACTCCACTTCCACAGGCTCCCTCAAGAAAAAGTCTGTGTCCTCCCAGTCTGTTAATGGTGAGTTGTGTTATACAGACCATGTTTATTATTGGTGgatggagagacagatagacccggagaggcagacacacacactccttgTTTCAGCTTacatgtctttctttccctcctataGATGTTACTGGCAGAGATTAAATCAAGAGGCAGACTCATTCCCAACTTGTTTCAGCTTAcgtgtctttctttccctccttaaaATGTGTCGGCAAAGGTTAGATCAGCAGGGAGATAAACACACATGCCTTGTTCCAGTTTTCGtgactttctttccattcttaaaATGTGTTGGTAAAGGTTAAATCAGCAGGGAGATAAACACACATGCCTTGTTCTAGTTTTCgtgtctctttcctttcttaaaatGTGTCGGCAAAGGTTAGATCAGCAgggagatatacacacacaccttgttccagttttatgtgtcttttccctcctttagATGTGTCCGGCAGATTAGATAGATTTATGGATAGGAAGGGCAGGTGGTGAATAAATAGCTCACTGGAGTTTCCAAACGTAGGATGAATGagctcttgtagtctccttgtatgtatgtgtgtcaatGTGTAAAGTCTGGTCTATGAGAGAGTTGACCAgtgtcttcatttcttcatccctgtcattggtaaactctgaattcacttccccttctgtgtatttttttctgttctacaACTTCAACTATAGCAAGAGAGATTTATTTGAAGGCAACACTCAAGCATAAATAGACCTTTGTTTGTTGGCATCTCTCTATCTACTTTTTATTTGGGGAAGAAGTTGAGGTCATTTCTTTCATACATTGTTAGAAGTCGAGGGCATTTTTTCATACATTTGTTGCAGGAAGTCAAGGGCGTTTTTTCATACATTTGTTGCAGGAAGTCAAGGGTGTTTTTTCATACATTTGTTGCAGGAAGTCAAGGGTGTTTTTTCATACATTTGTTGCAGGAAGTCAAGGGTGTTTTTTCATACATTTGTTGCAGGAAGTCGAGGGCATTTTTTCATACATTTGTTGCAGGAAGTCAAGGGCATTTTTTCATACTTTTGTTGCAGGAAGTCGAGggtattttttcatacatttgtTGCAGGAAGTCGAGGGCATTTTTTCATACGTTTGTTGCAGGAAGTCGAGggtattttttcatacatttgtTGCAGGAAGTCAAGGGCATTTTTTCATACATTTGTTGCAGGAAGTCGAGGGCATTTTTTCATACATTTGTTGCAGGAAGTCGAGGGCATTTTTTCATACATTTGTTGCAGGAAGTCGAGGGCATTTTTTCATACATTTGTTGCAGGAAGTCAAGGGCATTTTTTCATACATTTGTTGCAGGAAGTCGAGggtattttttcatacatttgtTGCAGGAAGTCAAGGGCATTTTTTCATACATTTGTTGCAGGAAGTCGAGGGCATTTTTTCATACATTTGTTGCAGGAAGTCAAGGGCATTTTTTCATGCATTTGTTGCAGGAAGTCGAGGGCATTTTTTCATACATCTGTTTTGCCCTCAGCCTTCCTCCtatagcttaaaaaaaaaaaaaaaaagcctggtcAGTCTCAACAAGTGTGACCATCTCATTACTCCATCTTTGCTGTGTCCGTGCCCATGAAGGTTACGCGTGGAACTTTCGCGTAGCCCCGACACTAGAGCTCCAAGCCTCCTGGTACTCTGAGcctcattactactaccactaccaccacctggtcTAGCGGGGCCAACAACACTCAGCCAACACTCACTCAGGGGGTACAGAAGCCACTCTTAGCAAGTCTGTTTATCATGGCAACAACGGCTTGTCTCTCTGCCACCACCAATAACAGGCATCTCTATATTGCATGACCAAGCTTTGTCTCTGTGCAACTTCAGTGTATTAAGGACTTAGCTACTGAAGGCTGTCAACTGTTCTCACGCACTGGCacaggaggggaaggtggggtgTGAGGGAATGACGGAGTTAATTAAAAGGAAGAGCGAGGACTGAAGTAGAGGTGATTGTAGATGATGTTATATGGGTTGATGCTGTTACTCTGGATGTCTTCTTTTTCAACATTGTGGTATGATGTGTTAGCTCCCCCTCAAAACAGCCTCGCCTCTAATAGACACCCCACTTACACACTAGAAATGGAGTTCCCTTATTTTCAGAACTGCAATACGTATGACATGTTCACTCACCCCAAACCAGCCTAACCCAGAGGCAGAGTGTAGCATTTCTCAGTCCCACAATACTAGGGAGGAATGTTTGGTAGGTAGTGACACAGCTTAGGTTCCTTGTGTTACTGTGCATCACTTTCTAGGACTTAGCCATGGACAGGATCAGATAGCCAATAACATGCACCATAGTCCAGCTACCCTGTCTCATTGTAGTAACATTGATCATAGAAGCAGACTTGTACATCTTAACATTATTGCAGGGACTTAGTTGAAGGCAATGAAGATGATTAGCTTCACAATAAATCTTTGTTAGCTATGCCACATGATATTATAGAAGATATGCCATGTGCCTTGTTCAATGTTATATTCTAATACAAGTAACCCTTTGATCTTTGAGAATCTATGaatttatttattagtttcttTGTAACATTATTCCTGATTAGCCTAATAGCAGTGTACCATACTTACTTACCAATATTTTTGTCAGTGGTGTGTGTCTGCTATGGATGTtgccacaaaaaaatataaactttgAGTGTTGGGAGACCTATAGTAGCAGTAATGCCTGTtgtagtaataaaataatagcagtagtaatagtgacagtggtagtaatagtagtagcatcagcagtagtggtagtaggaatAGAcatagtaatagcagcagtagtagtagtgacagaagtagtagaagtcccagtaatagttatagtaatagtaatagtatagGCATCGTAGCACAGAGAGCTTAGTTGTTGcagcagcagtgtgtgtgtgtatgtatgagtgtgtgagtgagcaCAGGgtggggcgtgtgtgtgtatagctgTGTTCATAGGTGTGCTTATGTGCTGCACCAGCATCAGACGGACAGTGAGATGCAGCAGTCTAATatgtgtccctctctctcttctctcccccacgctgcctccctcctctccgctGGTGTTGGCGtccacccacctcttcctccttcctactcctgTTGCTCCTCTTCTGCTAGGCATTAGTGTCAACAACAACATCGTAATCAAGGCCActaaccaacaccaacaacaccacattagccaccaccactaccatcatagccgccaacaccaccaccacagtcaccaccacagcaacaataacaaccacaTCAACTTTAGTCAGGCAGGGCGGGCCACCCCATGTGGCAAAGTGCAAAAGATAACCGGCCGAAAGCTTAGGAAGAACGTTAGGGACCCGGACGAGCAACACCTCCCGATAATCTTGCACAAGCAGTCCTCGAGCACGTCTCTTGCCATGGActagaaacagcaacaacaacaacaacttagcaacaacaacagcagcaagaaCATTGATTAGTAGTATCAtacaccccttctccctccttcaccctacTGCTGAGGATCTgtcaactaccactgctactcctacttactactactactaccactaccaccattactactactactactactgccttgtttttttgttctatGAGGAGTGTTTAGCATGGCGGGGTGGATATACTGCCAAAGGTGGGTGACGCAGGAAGGCtggccacctccctcccttcctacttccctccttttctccctccctctaagCATGGTCAGCCAGGACACCCATTATTAGCACAGCAGCAGTAGTGTAGGGGAAAGCatgtcctgcctgcctgccacacctcacctcacctcacctcacccctttGACCCTTCCTTCtgtacttttgtttttttcttccttttttttttttacctcacctcacctctttgctcctcccttcctcccttcctttcttcatttctcttttacttttctgGCTGAGTTTGTTTGAGTCTATCCCAAAGTCTTCTCACAAAACTTAATTATGATCTTCCCGTTCTTTAATTCCCGCTGTTTTTTACTTATTCTTCTctgtgttcttccttttctccagaCTTAtaatcttcccctttcttttctctgttgttATACTTCTGTCTGACCTCCCCTTTCTCAACCCTTTTCTCCCTGCCCTACCccactgcaccccccccccccccctttcctgtACCATCCCTCCCATTTTAATGTAACTTCCTTTAAATAATTTGCCTGCCAGCACTCAGCCCTGTAATTTCTGCcaccatacatttttttttccatctatctcttGTATCAATCTACCAATATCTCTCCCACATGTACTAGCTTAGTGTTAgcaatatctttttttcttacatagTATCTAAATCCCGCTATGCAAGACATGATCAACTTTTACCCGTACCCTCCCAAAGACACACACTTGAACTGTCTGGAGtcttctccccccctctcacaaccctccactcccccccaccccccagtgTTTGTTTCATTTCACCCTCCTCTGGGTTTTCCCTTAGTTTGAACTCATGGACAAAATGTGAGCTGCACTATATGGAAAACTAtgagtatttatttattattattttttccaagaTGGGAGAGTTGTGGCATGTTTGTTGAGGATAAATGTCTTGCAGGGAAAGACGTTGTGGGCAGCGGCAACCTAGGAGCCCCAGCGACGGTCTCCCAACTCCAGTCAGCAGCGGTGGGGGCGAGTCCTGCCGGAACACCCCCAGGGGACCACGTCTCTGTGACAACTGGGCCGGGGGTGGTTGGGGGCAGCCACGCAGGGGTCACCTCCAGTCAGCTGTACCTCCTTGACAGCTCCTACGACCTCGACCTGGACTCCATAGACGGCTCTGTGTCCCAACCCTCA of Eriocheir sinensis breed Jianghai 21 chromosome 2, ASM2467909v1, whole genome shotgun sequence contains these proteins:
- the LOC127000006 gene encoding palmitoyltransferase ZDHHC18-like isoform X3 encodes the protein MLEAGEYQRVALESPSQSPTQSSDRLLDNKCVQSSASSSSEDNLDLDVTSAAQQVKMASVKRKWQIFPGRNKFCCDGRIIMAQQTGIFYFTVSLIVVTSVLFFVFDCPFLALNLTPAIPAVGGLLFIFVMSALFHTSFTDPGIIPRATVEEAVYTEKQIEVPNSGNGPRLRPPPRTKEITVNGVTVKLKYCFTCKIFRPPRASHCSICDNCVERFDHHCPWVGNCVGRRNYRYFYLFIISLAFLCVFIFSCVIAHLVIYMKNEEQTFMASVQKKPASVIEGVICFFSVWSILGLAGFHTYLTTSNQTTNEDIKGSFSARRGQANFNPYGYGNFCLNCLAVLCGPVQPSLIDRRGVVTSEYLTSTQGKAGDIQGISRTYGTVYTAQPTNGLVSPRAGSEGPAGTHGGNGGGGVVGGGGSNGGGGAGGVPAGGAVAAENSTSTGSLKKKSVSSQSVNGKDVVGSGNLGAPATVSQLQSAAVGASPAGTPPGDHVSVTTGPGVVGGSHAGVTSSQLYLLDSSYDLDLDSIDGSVSQPSHSESSQLGLIHSNAV
- the LOC127000006 gene encoding palmitoyltransferase ZDHHC18-like isoform X1, whose translation is MLEAGEYQRVALESPSQSPTQSSDRLLDNKCVQSSASSSSEDNLDLDVTSAAQQVKMASVKRKWQIFPGRNKFCCDGRIIMAQQTGIFYFTVSLIVVTSVLFFVFDCPFLALNLTPAIPAVGGLLFIFVMSALFHTSFTDPGIIPRATVEEAVYTEKQIEVPNSGNGPRLRPPPRTKEITVNGVTVKLKYCFTCKIFRPPRASHCSICDNCVERFDHHCPWVGNCVGRRNYRYFYLFIISLAFLCVFIFSCVIAHLVIYMKNEEQTFMASVQKKPASVIEGVICFFSVWSILGLAGFHTYLTTSNQTTNEDIKGSFSARRGQANFNPYGYGNFCLNCLAVLCGPVQPSLIDRRGVVTSEYLTSTQGKAGDIQGISRTYGTVYTAQPTNGLVSPRAGSEGPAGTHGGNGGGGVVGGGGSNGGGGAGGVPAGGAVAAENSTSTGSLKKKSVSSQSVNGISVNNNIVIKATNQHQQHHISHHHYHHSRQHHHHSHHHSNNNNHINFSQAGRATPCGKVQKITGRKLRKNVRDPDEQHLPIILHKQSSSTSLAMD
- the LOC127000006 gene encoding palmitoyltransferase ZDHHC18-like isoform X2 is translated as MLEAGEYQRVALESPSQSPTQSSDRLLDNKCVQSSASSSSEDNLDLDVTSAAQVKMASVKRKWQIFPGRNKFCCDGRIIMAQQTGIFYFTVSLIVVTSVLFFVFDCPFLALNLTPAIPAVGGLLFIFVMSALFHTSFTDPGIIPRATVEEAVYTEKQIEVPNSGNGPRLRPPPRTKEITVNGVTVKLKYCFTCKIFRPPRASHCSICDNCVERFDHHCPWVGNCVGRRNYRYFYLFIISLAFLCVFIFSCVIAHLVIYMKNEEQTFMASVQKKPASVIEGVICFFSVWSILGLAGFHTYLTTSNQTTNEDIKGSFSARRGQANFNPYGYGNFCLNCLAVLCGPVQPSLIDRRGVVTSEYLTSTQGKAGDIQGISRTYGTVYTAQPTNGLVSPRAGSEGPAGTHGGNGGGGVVGGGGSNGGGGAGGVPAGGAVAAENSTSTGSLKKKSVSSQSVNGISVNNNIVIKATNQHQQHHISHHHYHHSRQHHHHSHHHSNNNNHINFSQAGRATPCGKVQKITGRKLRKNVRDPDEQHLPIILHKQSSSTSLAMD
- the LOC127000006 gene encoding palmitoyltransferase ZDHHC18-like isoform X4; this translates as MASVKRKWQIFPGRNKFCCDGRIIMAQQTGIFYFTVSLIVVTSVLFFVFDCPFLALNLTPAIPAVGGLLFIFVMSALFHTSFTDPGIIPRATVEEAVYTEKQIEVPNSGNGPRLRPPPRTKEITVNGVTVKLKYCFTCKIFRPPRASHCSICDNCVERFDHHCPWVGNCVGRRNYRYFYLFIISLAFLCVFIFSCVIAHLVIYMKNEEQTFMASVQKKPASVIEGVICFFSVWSILGLAGFHTYLTTSNQTTNEDIKGSFSARRGQANFNPYGYGNFCLNCLAVLCGPVQPSLIDRRGVVTSEYLTSTQGKAGDIQGISRTYGTVYTAQPTNGLVSPRAGSEGPAGTHGGNGGGGVVGGGGSNGGGGAGGVPAGGAVAAENSTSTGSLKKKSVSSQSVNGISVNNNIVIKATNQHQQHHISHHHYHHSRQHHHHSHHHSNNNNHINFSQAGRATPCGKVQKITGRKLRKNVRDPDEQHLPIILHKQSSSTSLAMD